The following nucleotide sequence is from Acidovorax radicis.
GCACGAGTCCATCGACGAGTTGGCGCACTACCGCACCCATCTTCTGTCGGTCTGACAGGCCGGGCTGCTCCGTGTGTGGGCGGCTGGGGCGGGTCTCATGCATACGGCGTCGTGGGCCTTACCTATCAGGGCTTGCGGGGAAACCCTATGTGTGCAATAATTGCGGGCTGCGCAGGAAACGATTCCTCGCAGTTTGTGCATCTCCCCTCACACACCGGGCTTGCAAGCCAACTGTTTACGACAGTTCTGGACTCGCGAACAATGCCCACCCGCCAAGGCCTACCTGTTTAGAGCCAGCGCAGGTTTCGTTTGATGGTTGATGTTTTTTAACCATTGACGAAGCCAGTCACAGGCAGCGCCTGTGATCGTCTTCGTGAGAGAAAAATCATGACCGACACCTTTTTGGTGCAGGGCGAATTCGCGCCTGCAGATACTTCCTTTGCTGCCGACAATTCCGTGCAGTCTTCCCCTTTGGACGCAGTGGCTGTTTCCGCCGCTGAGGCCGAGGTGGCTGTGACCGCAGAACCCAATGGCTTCGTCGAGTTGGGCCTGGCGCCTGAGTTGGTGCAGGCTGTTGCCGACCTGGGCTACACCCAGCCCACCTCTGTTCAGCTCAAGACCATCCCCTTGGCCATGGGCAGCGGCAATGATTCCACCAAGTTCATTGACCTGATGGTTTCCAGCCAAACCGGCAGTGGCAAAACCGCTGCGTTCTTGCTGCCCGTGCTGCACACCTTGCTCCAGCAGCAAGCTGCTGCCGAGGCCGAAGAGCGTGCCGCTTTTGATCGTGCTGTGGCCGAAGCCGCAGCACGCGGCGAACCCGCACCCAAGCGCGCCAAGCGCAAGGATCCCACCAGCTCGCGCAACTTCAAGGCTGCCACCCCCGGCGCCCTGATCGTGTGCCCCACACGTGAACTGGCACAGCAGGTGGCGCATGACGCCATTGACCTCGTCAAGCATTGCCGTGGCCTGCGCGTCGCCAATGTGGTGGGCGGTATGCCTTACCAGCTGCAGATTGCCAAGCTGCAAAATGCCGACCTCGTAGTTGCCACCCCCGGCCGCCTGCTTGACCTGCAGCGCTCGATGCAAATCAAGCTCGACAAGGTGCAATTCCTGGTCGTCGACGAAGCCGATCGCATGCTCGACCTCGGTTTTTCGGACGATCTGGCCGAGCTCAATCAGCTCACCAGCCAGCGCAAGCAGACCATGATGTTCAGCGCCACGTTTGCGCCGCGCATTCAACAACTGGCCATGCGCGTGATGCACGATGGCGGTGCGTCTGTGCAAAAAGTGACCATCGATTCTCCGCAAGAAAAGCACTCCAACATCAAGCAGGTGCTTTACTGGGCTGACAACGCGCAGCACAAGCGCAAGCTGCTGGATCATTGGTTGCGTGACACCACCATCAACCAGGCGATCGTGTTTGCCAGCACCCAGGTGGAATGTGATGGCCTGGCCAACGACCTGCAACAAGAAGGTTTCTCGGCGGTGGCTTTGCATGGTGCCTTGAGCCAAGGCCTGCGCAATCGCCGTCTGATGGCGCTGCGCGCTGGTCAGGTGCAGATCTTGGTGGCCACCGATGTGGCTGCACGCGGTATTGACGTACCCACCGTAACCCACGTCTTCAACTTCGGTTTGCCCATGAAGGCCGAGGATTACACCCACCGCATTGGCCGTACCGGCCGTGCGGGACGCGATGGCCTGGCCATTACATTTGCCGAATTCCGCGACCGCCGCAAGATCTACGACATTGAGTCGTACAGCCGCCAGCAGTTCAAGGCCGATGTTGTTCCTGGCATGGAGCCTTCGCAGCGTCCTCCACAAGCTCCGCGTGGTGGTGGTGATTACGCAGGCCGCGGTCGTCCAGGCGGCGGTGGCGGTGGTTACGACCGCGACAGCCGTGAACGCAAGTTTGGTGGCCCAGCCCGCGGTAATGACCGTGGTGGTTTTGGTGGTGGTGGCGGTTTTGGTGGCGGCTTCGCAGGTCGTGACAACCGTGGTGCACCAGCCCGCGGTGAAGGTCAAGGCGGTTTTGCAGGCCGTGATGACCGTGGCTTTGCTCCGCGCCGTGACGGCGAAGGTTTTGGCCGCAAGCCCGGGTTTGGTGATGCAGGCCGTGGAGGTTTTGCTCCCCGTGCTGACGCAGGCGCACCGCGCGGTGATTTTGCACCGCGCAAGCCGGGCTTTGCGAAGCCAGCAAGCGGTGGTGGCAAGCCATTCGTCGCCCATGACGCACGCAAGCGTCCTGCGCGTCCAGCACGCTGATCGTTGTTGGCGCAGGTTTGCGCAAGAGGCTTATGTTGAAGGGCTGGCACTGGAAGGTGCCAGCCTTTTTTATTGCCGCGCAGCCTTGCGAGCGTGCTGGGGTATGGGGCCGCGACAATAATTGGCTTGGGAGGAATTTGCTGTGTCGTCTTCTATATCTTCGGGTGCTGACTTTGAGAACATGTTCGAATTGGCCCCGGTGTCGCTCTGGCTGGAAGACTACAGCGCATTGAAGCAGCTGTTTGATCGGTGGCGCGCCGAAGGGGTGGCCGACATACGGGATCACCTCACACAAGATATGGCGCGGCTGCGCGAATGCAGTGCCGCACTCAAGGTGCTGAAAGTCAATCAGCGTACGCTGGATTTGTTCGCTGCAGCAAGCCAGCATGAGCTCGAAGCCAACCTGGGCAAGGTCTTCAGGGATGACATGCACGACGCGGTTGCCGATGAGCTGGTGCAGCTGTGGTCTGGGCAACTCGAGTTTTCGAACCAAACCGTGAACTACGCGCTGGATGGACGCCGGCTGGATGTGCAGATCCACGGGCGCATATTGCCAGGCTACGAAGATACCTGGAGCCGCGTGCTGGTTTCACTGGAAGATGTCACCGCGCAGGTGCGGGGGGGCAACGAGTTGCGGCGCAGCGAACGTTATGCACGGGATCTGTTCGAGCACTCGCCGGTGTCTTTGTGGGTCGAGGATTTCAGCGTTGTCAAAAATTTGCTGGATGGGGTTCGGGCCCAGGGTATTGTGGATTTCAAGACCTTCATCAGGGTGCACCCAGAGTTTGTGACACGTTGCATGCAAGAGATCCGGGTCATTGACGTCAACCAGCAGACCTTGCACATGTTTGGCGCCAGCAACAAGGAAATGCTGCTCAACAACATCGGGCGCGTGTTCCGTGGCGAGATGCACGAGTCGTTCGCCGAACAGTTGTTGGATCTGTGGGATGGGAAAACCTTCCAGCAGCGTGAAGTGGTCAATTACGCGCTGTCAGGGGATGCGGTGTACATCCACATGCAGTTCTCCGTTTTGGCCGACCACCTGGCCGACTGGGGGTTGGTGCTGCTATCGCTGGTGGACATCACGGCACGCAAGAAGGCAGAGGCTTATCTTGAGTATCTGGGCAAACACGATGTACTGACGCAGCTTCGCAATCGGGCCTTTTACGCTGAAGAGCTCAATCGCATCACCCGCAAGGGGCCCTGGCCCTTGTCCATCATTGCGATTGATCTCAATGGGCTGAAGTCGGTCAACGACGAGCAGGGGCACGCGGCTGGTGATTCGATGCTGCGGCGGGTGGGGGAGGTTCTGGCGAAGGCTGTGGATGCGCCTGCCTGTGCGGCCCGTATTGGGGGCGATGAGTTCACGGTGTTGTTGCCGGGCATTGATGAGCGCGGTGCCCAGGCGGTACAGCAGCGCATCCTTTCTCTGCTCGATCTCAACAACCAGTTCTATCCTGGGCAACACCTGAGTCTGGCCATGGGCCTGGCGTGTTGTCAGTCGGGCGATGTGGTGGAGAGCGCGGTCCATCGTGCGGACCAGGCCATGTATGCCGAAAAGAACCGCTACTACCAGCAAAAGGACATGGACCGCCGGCAATAGGGCCGAGACTCCATTGGTGCCGTTTTGCGGGGTGGGCTCTTGTCTCCGAATCGCTGATGCCCATGTCTTGGCTGCCGGTCGGCGCCTGAACTGGCCATCAGTGGCCGACAGGCTCGTTTCCGATGTCTGGCCAGCGATGGTGCAGGTAAACCCAGGCCAGCATTCCTATCCCCATCATCAGCAGCGATGACAGGGCCAGGAGAATGGTCGAGTGCATTACCAAGGGCGCAATGACGCCTGCCACCAAGCCATTGGCGGTGGACCCCACAAACGCCTGCATGGATGAGGCCATCCCTCGCCGCTCAGGGTACAGATCCAGCACCAGCAAGGTCACCACGGGGACCATCAGCGCCCAGCCAAAGGCAAAGATGGCAATAGGCGCGAGCGCCCAGTAAGCGTGCGCGGTGAACAGCAGGTTCGCGGCAAGATTGAAAACCGCCACGATGAACATGATCAGAAAGCCGTGGCGGATCTGCCGCTTGGGTGGGATGCGGCCGGCCAGGCGCCCGCTGCACCAGGCCCCACCCATGATGCCCGATATGGTGAGCACGAAGAACCAGAAGAATTGCGTCGGCGCCAGTGACAGGTGCTCGCCCAGAAAAGCTGGGGCTGACAGCACATACAGGAACATCCCGTTGAATGGAACGCCGCTGGCCAGTGCCAACAACACGAACCGTGCGCTGGAGCCCAGCTCCATATAGCCCTTCAGCAGATGGCTGACGCTGAAAGGTTGACGCTGTTCGGTGTGCAAGGTCTCGGGCAGCAGCCGAAAGTTGGCGGTCCAGAGGATGACGCCTATCAGCGTCAGAAACCAGAAGATGCTGTGCCAGCCCGTATGCACAAACAACCACCCACCAATGATCGGGGCGATGGCCGGTGCGACGCCGAAATAGATCGTGACCTGGCTCATCACCCGTTGCGCCTGGGTGGGGGGAAACATGTCGCGAATGACCGCCCGCGATACGACAATCCCCGCCCCGGTCGACAGGCCCTGCAATGCCCGAAACATCACCAACTGGCCGATCGTTTGGGACAAGGCACAGCCTGCTGATGCCAGGGTGAAGACCGCAATGCCCCACAAAATGACGGGGCGGCGGCCAAAACTGTCGGCCAGCGCGCCATGAAACAAGCTCATGAAGGCAAACCCGAACAGATAGGCCGACAGCGTTTGCTGCATCTCTACCGGCGTGGCACCCAGGGCGGCGGCTATGCCGGAGAAGGCCGGAATATAGGTATCGATGGAAAACGGGCCCAGCATGCCAAGCACCGCCAGCAGAACTGCCAAGGCCCAGCGGGGCGCTTTCCAGAGCAGGTGGGCTTGTGGGTGCATACAGTGAGCGAGGTGTTGGGGCTTGTCAGCAGGACATGTGCGCCTGGATGCTGCCGGTGCCGAGAGCCTGGCGCATTATGCGGGAGGCATGTGGTGTTCGCACGCTTGGCATGCTTCGGTGGTGGTTCCGGGTGCGCCGAACGTTGCACGTATTGATGCGCTACTTTTCAGTCGAGTCAGGCGACCGGTTTGTGTGGAAAAAACCGGTACTTGCTACGACGCACAAAGAAAAAAAGCACTTGGCTTTCGCTAAGTGCTTTTTCGTTCTTAATTTTGGTGGGTCCTGAGTGACTCGAACACTCGACCTACGGATTAAGAGTCCGCTGCTCTACCAACTGAGCTAAGAACCCAAATCTTTTGACGACTTGTCTGCATTGCTGCAGAGCCTCGAATTATGCACTAATTTTTCACTGTCATAAAACTCTGCTGAAAAAATTATTGCATGGCGTTGCGACTGGCCAGCTCCACAAACAACCCGCTGTGGTCCAGTTCGCCCAAGCCATGCTCTATGCCTTGCGCATACAGGCCCTCGAACAAGGCTGTGATGGGGGCGTCGAAGCCGGTTTCCTTGGCCGTTGCCAGCGCGTTGCGCATGTCCTTGAGCTGAACCGCCATGCGGCCCCGGGCGGCAAAATCACGATCCACCATGCGCTGTCCGTGCAATTGCAGGATCCGGCTGTCCGCAAACCCGCCACTGATGGCTTCGCGAACCTTGGCCATGTCTGCCCCGCCTTTGGCCGCAAACAGCAGGGCCTCGGCCACCGCGCCGATAGTGATGCCAACGATCATCTGGTTGGCGAGTTTGGCCAATTGGCCTGCGCCATGAGGGCCCACATGGGTGGCCCGGCCCAGCGCCGCAAAAACAGGTTGCGCGCGCAAAAAATCCTCGGCGCGCCCACCCGCCATGATGGCGAGGGTGCCGGCCTCTGCGCCCACTGTGCCGCCCGAGACAGGTGCATCAAGGTGCGACAGGCTCAACTCGCCCAGGCGGGCCGCATGATCACGGGCCTCGCTGGGCTGAATCGATGCCATGTCAATAAAAAGGGCGCCTTTACGCATGGCATGCGCTGCCCCCAGATCAAACAGCACCTGTCCTACCACCGGGCCGTTCTCCAGCAGGCTGATCACGATATCGGCGTGTGCCACGGCATCGGCGGGGGCGCTATGCACCATCACGCCATCGCCGGCCAGCGGCTCGGCTTTGGCGCGGGTGCGGTTCCAGGCGTGCACCTGGTGGCCGGCGGTGCTTAGACGGCGCGCCATGGGCAGGCCCATCATGCCAATGCCGAGAACGGCGATGCGAAGCGGGGTGTGGGTCATGGCGTCACTCTGATCGGGTTGGTTCTGCGGCTGGTTTTCATCATCATGGGCGCTTTTGGGGCGACAGTCTGTCAAGGAGCTTGCAGCATTGGATGATTACCAAGATGATCCCATGGCGCCTGGCGCAGTGCCCGCAGCCCCGGGCTGCCCCGCCACGCCACAGGCCCATCACAAAACCCAGGAGACCTTGCCCATGACCTTGCCCCTGCACGACCCCGCCTGGCTGGAGCGCATGTACAACAACCGCGCGCTGGTGCCCGACCACATGGACTATCTGGACCGTTGGGCGCAAGACTCAGCCCAGGTCCGGGCCAATTTGCCTTGCGTGCTGGATATACCCTATGGCACCGGCCCGGGCGAGACGCTGGACGTGTTTGCGCCCGTGCACGCGCAGGTGTCGCCCGTGCCCGTGCTGGTGTTTATTCATGGCGGGTACTGGCGGTCGCTTGACAAGTCTGACCACTCGTTTGTGGCGCCATCATTCACCCAGGCCGGGTTTTGTGTCGTGGTCGTGAACTATGCGCTGTGCCCCGGCACGCCCGACGCGCCCGTCACCATTCCCCACATCGTGCGGCAGATGGAGAAAGCCCTGGGCTGGGTGGCGCAAAACATTGCAGGCCATGGCGGCGACGCGCGGCGCATCACCGTGGCCGGGCACTCTGCCGGTGGGCAACTGGCGGCCATGCTGCTGACCAGCCTGTGGCCGCTGATAGGCCACGGCCTGCCCGACGGGCTGGTGCGCAGCGCGCTGTCCATATCCGGTATCCACGACCTGGAACCCGTCATGCACACGCCCATGTACCAGTCGGTTTTGCACATCACAGAGCAGCAGGTGCTGCAGGTCAGCCCGGCGCGGCTGCCAGCGCCACAGCGCGGCGTGCTTTTTTGTGTGGTGGGGGGCGATGAAAGTGCCGAGTTCATTCGGCAAAACCATCTGATGCAGGACGCCTGGGGCAGTCACTTTGTGCCCCGCAGCCAATCATTGCCAGGGCTCAACCACTTCAGTGTGGTGGACGCCTTGGCAAAACCTGGGCATGAACTGCACCAGATGGCGTTGAACTTGCTGCGTGCGTAGAAAGAAGTGTCCCCAGGCGCTTCGCGCCGTTGCACGCACGGGGTTGCCGACATTGCGGAGGGACGACGGCCCCTGCGCGGCGGCCGCAGGTAGCGGCCACGCCCGCCTCACGCATCGGGGTGGCACGTACGTCGCCAGTCCCTGGCGGGATTACATCAGCAGGTGTTCACCCGCGTTGTCGCCGCCCAAAATCACGTAGTTCACCTTGCGGATGTCCATCAGCGTTTTGCCCCCCGCGTAGCTGATGGAGCTTTGCACGTCCTGCTCCATCTCGATCAGGGTGTTGGCCAGTTGGCCCTTGATCGGCTCGAGGATGCGTTTGCCCTCGACGTGTTTGTATTCGCCCTTGTTGAAATCGCTGGCCGAGCCGTAGTACTCCTTGAACAGCTCTCCGTCCACTTCCACCGTTTTGCCGGGTGATTCTTCGTGGCCTGCGAACAGCGAGCCGATCATCACCATGCTGGCGCCAAAGCGAATGCTCTTGGCGATGTCACCATGGCTGCGGATGCCACCGTCGGCAATGATGGGTTTGGTCGCTACCCGTGCGCACCACTTGAGCGCCGACAATTGCCAGCCACCCGTTCCAAAACCCGTCTTGAGCTTGGTGATGCACACCTTGCCCGGGCCTACGCCCACCTTGGTCGCGTCAGCGCCCCAGTTTTCAAGATCGATCACGGCCTCGGGGGTGGCCACGTTGCCGGCGATCACGAAGGCCTTGGGCAGGTGCTTCTTGAGGTAGCCGATCATGTTTTTCACACTGTCGGCATGGCCGTGGGCAATGTCGATGGTGATGAACTCGGGTGAGATGCCCTGCGCCACCAACTGGTCTACCGTGGCGTAGTCGGGCTGTTTCACGCCCAGCGAGATCGAGGCGTAGCAGCTCTTGGCATGCATGTCTTTGATGAACTGGACGTTGTCCAGATCAAACCGGTGCATGACGTAAAAGTAACCGTTTTGCGCCATCCAGACGCAGATTTTTTCGTCCACCACCGTCTTCATGTTGGCGGGCACCACGGGGATGCGAAACGAATGGCTGCCCAGCGTCACGCTGGCGTCGCACTCTGAGCGGCTCTCCACCAGGCACTTGCGCGGCAGCAAAAGAACGTTGTCGTAGTCGAAGATTTCCATGAGATTCCAAGCTCCAGTGAAGGACGCGGCAAAAGGATTTTTGCCGCGGTGGGCGCTTGGCTTGTTGACCGGTTATGCGGGGGCGAACGTGGCGGCTCGCACCGAACCCCGCTGAGCGCGGGCACAAAAAAAAACCGGGCGTCAAGAAACTTGGGCCCGGTGATTGATTCTACCCGCCTCAAAAACGTGCGTCATAACGCTGGCGGTATGACCTGTATTACCTGCACGCAGACTGCGCGGCCGCCATGATCCGGCTCTGGGCATCGTCCACCCAGCCCACCATGTGCAAACGCTCGGCCTGCGCACCTTGGGGGATTTGCATTGGGCGCACCTCCATCCACCGGCGCTGGCGGGGTTTCTTGGAATCGGGGCGGAGGTCCGAGGGTGCCCACACGCCTTCGAGCAGGTTTCTCACGATATGGCGTGGCACGGTGGTGCCATCGGTGCCCGCAGGCACCGACTCCACCAGCACCAGGTGGTAGCGGAATACGCCAGGGGGTGTGGCTTGTGTGTTCTTGTGTCCGTTCTGGTGTGCCGCTGAGCGTGCCCTGGTGTTGGTGTGCTGTGCTGGCGCCCAGGCGATGGCAGTGCCTATGTAGTCGCCGAATGGCAAACCGTGGGCTACGCGCAGCCGGGGCGATGGCGTTGCCAGGGGCAACACCGGTGCGGTGTACACATCGGTAGCTTTGGGCACCTGGCGTCCCAGCGCCTGCAGGCGGATGAGCGCATCGTTGATCGCTGCTGCCGACAGCGGTGCCTCGTCGCCCGATGCCGCCGGAACAATCCAGTCCAACACCACCGCGCCCGGGCTGGACAACGACGATTCCGAAGGTACAGGCGTGGCCGGGTCGGCCCAGCAGGCTTCGCAGTCCGCATTGATGAACCGCTCAAACACCGCTACGGGCTGGGCGGTGCCGTCGCTGCTGCAGCTGGCTTGGGCCATGGCAGAGGGGGCATGCGCCAGCATCGATGCCAACAGGATCGCCAGGGGATGTGCAATGTTTTTCATGGGGCGGGTGGATGGGGGCGCGGGGCGCTTTCTACAATGTCCGCATGTTCCCACAAGACCCGTTTTCGGGCGCGCCAGAAGCCCTGGTGCCCCCACACGCCGGTGCGGCCTCGGCCGCGTCGCCCCTCCTGGCCAACCTGAACGACGAGCAACTGGCTGCCGTCACGCTGCCCACAGGCCATGCACTCATCCTGGCGGGGGCGGGCTCGGGCAAGACCCGGGTGCTCACCACCCGCATCGCCTGGCTGCTGCAAAACGGCTACGCCACGCCCGGCGGTATTCTGGCCGTCACCTTCACCAACAAGGCCGCCAAGGAGATGGTGGCCCGCCTGTCGGCCATGCTCCCGGTGAATGTGCGCGGCATGTGGATCGGGACCTTCCACGGCCTGTGCAACCGCCTCTTGCGCGCGCACCACAAGGCGGCGGGGTTGGCGCAGTCGTTTCAAATTTTGGACACGCAAGACCAGCTCTCGGCCATCAAACGCCTGTGCAAGCAGCACAACGTGGATGACGAGCGTTTTCCGCCCAAACAGCTGTCCTATTTCATCGCCAACTGCAAGGAAGAAGGCCTGCGCCCCGGCGACGTGCAGACGAATGACAGCGACGCGCGCAGAAAGGTCGAGATCTACCAGCTGTACGAAGAACAATGCCAGCGCGAAGGGGTGGTGGACTTTGGCGAGCTGATGCTGCGCAGCTATGAGCTGCTGCGCGACAACGACCCCATCCGCGAGCATTACCAGCGCCGGTTCCAGCACATCCTGGTCGACGAGTTTCAGGACACGAACAAGCTGCAGTACGCCTGGCTCAAGCAACTGGCGGGCAATGAGGTGGACGGGCGTTTTGAAGCGCGTGGCAGCGTGATCGCCGTGGGCGACGACGACCAGAGCATCTACGCCTTCCGTGGCGCGCGCGTGGGCAACATGACCGACTTCGTGCGCGAATTTGATGTGCAGCGCCAGATCAAGCTCGAGCAGAACTACCGCAGCTACAGCAACATTCTTGATTCGGCCAACGCCCTCATCAGCCACAACAGCCGCCGCCTGGGCAAGAACCTGCGCACCACGCAGGGCGCGGGCGAGCCGGTGCGTGTGTACGAGGCCAGCTCTGATCTGGCCGAGGCGCAGTGGATGGTCGATGAGATCAAGCAGCTGGTGCGCAACGACGGCTTTGAGCGCAAAGAGATTGCCGTGCTCTACCGCAGCAACGCGCAAAGCCGGGTGATCGAATCGGCGCTGTTCAACGCCAGCGTGCCCTACCGTGTGTACGGCGGCCTGCGGTTTTTTGAACGTGCAGAAATCAAGCACGCGCTGGCCTACCTGCGCCTCTTGGAGAACCCGCACGACGACACCAGCTTCACGCGCGTGGTCAACTTTCCGCCGCGTGGCATCGGCGCGCGCAGCATTGAGGTGCTGCAAGACGCTGCCCGCGCCGCAGGCTGCTCGCTGCACGACGCAGTGAGCGCCGTGCCCGGCAAGGCGGGCGCCAACCTGGGCGCTTTCGTGTCCATGGTGGATGTGCTGCGCGAGCAGACGCAGGGCCTGAACCTGCGCGGCATCATCGAGCAGATGCTCGAATCCACGGGGCTGATTGAGCACTTTCGCACCGAAAAAGAAGGCGCCGACCGCATCGAGAACTTGCAGGAACTGGTCAACGCCGCCGAGAGCTTTGTCACGCAGGAAGGCTTTGGCCGCGACGCCGTGGCGCTGCCGCTCGATGAGCACGGCACGCCGCTGGGCCAGAGCGCGCAAAGCCCGGTGAGCCAAGGTCTGGACCCGAATGCGCCCGTGCTGGACGAGCCTTTGCGACCCGCCATCCCCGGCATCGTGGACATCGACACTGGCGAAACCCTTTCGCCCCTGGCCGCCTTCCTGACCCACGCCGCGCTGGAGGCCGGTGACAACCAGGCCCAGGCCGGGCAAGACGCCGTGCAGCTCATGACCGTGCACGCCAGCAAGGGCCTTGAATTTGATGCCGTGTTCATCGGTGGCATGGAGGAGGGGTTGGTCCCGCACGAAAACTCTTCTACCGAACGCGACGGCCTCGAAGAAGAACGCCGCCTGATGTACGTGGCCATCACCCGCGCGCGCAAGCGGCTGTACCTGAGCCATTCGCAAACGCGCATGCTGCACGGCCAGACGCGCTACAACGTCAAGAGCCGTTTCTTTGACGAGCTGCCTGAAAGCGCGCTCAAGTGGATCACGCCCAAGCAGCAGGGGTTTGGCTCGTATGCGCCGAGTTTTGCTCCTAAATCAGGAGCTGGTAGCGCTTATGGATCAAGCGCTAGAGGCCAATTTGACTTCAAATCCGAGACATTCGCCAGCCCGCCGGTGCCCGTGCAGAAAACCGCGCCATCGCACGGTTTGCGCGCGGGGATCAACGTGTTCCACACCAAGTTTGGCGAAGGCAAGGTGCTGGCCATCGAAGGCTCGGGTGACGACGCACGCGCACAGGTCAACTTCCCGCGCCACGGCACCAAGTGGCTGGCGCTGAGCGTGGCCAAGCTGACGGTGGTGGAGTGAGCCGCGTGATCTGACCGCCCACCCCGGGCTTTGCTGTCAGCCTGGGCCGCAATGGGGTGGCACGGAAGCTAGGACGCGCATGCACCGCTGCCGGCAGTGCGGGCACCCGGTGGCACCGCGCCGCGATCACAGCGAACGTCCATTGATCCAGCGAACGAGGGGGCAAGGCGCTGGCGTCCAGACTCGGGGCTCTCTGCGGGCGGGTGGGGCCACGCAGCCCCCAGCCGCTCCGCCTTCGTCCAACCCATGTTTGTGTGCTCTGCGAGATCCCGGCCAGCAGGCGGGGATGGCGCCTTGCAGTCCATGGCCCCCGTACAGCTCTCCGCGCCTTGAGAGGGGCTTTGAACAGGCGCCAAAGGGGCCGTGCGCAAGGAACACTGCCCGATGGCATGTTGGCGCCATCAGCGATGCCGTGTGACTGGCACCGCTGAGTTGCCAGAGGAACTATTAGCTATCAATTAGAGAGCTGTTAACGCTTGTTCATCAAGCGCTAGAGGCCATTTTTATCCCATTGGAGAGGTTGACTGGCCCGCCATGCTGCGGCAAAGGATGACCTTCCCCACGGTTTCCATGGTCTCCACGGTCTGCTCGCCGGTGTGCGCCTGTTCCCCGTCCGTCTGGCGAGAACAAAGCGTCGGCCGTTTGCTGGTTGTTGACATCCCTGCGCCGACCGACGCCCCTTCGTGCCACGGCAGTCACGTGGGCAGGCAGCGCGCCGTGGTGTCGGGCAGCGCCAGTTTTTCGGCATACAGCCCGCTGCGCTCGGGAGAAATCAGCGCCCCCAGCCCTTGCATGACCGTGACCTCGCTGCCCGCCCGGGCGTCGCGGTAGCACTTGCCGAGCAATTCCATGGTGGCCATCAACGCCTGCGCCTGCGGCGGTGATGTCTTCTTGAGCGACTCTGCCTGTGCCTTGAGCCAGGTTTCGTAGGCGTCCAGGCTGGCCGCCCCGATTGGGGCCCGCTCGGCCTCGGGAATCATGCTGGCGTAGAGCGCCAAGAGGCTCTGCGCCCCCGGTTGGCCCATCACCAGAACGGCGTCATACCGAGCCTCATACGCACCTTGGCGGTAGATCACGTGGTGGATCTGGTAGCGCAGCGCGCCTTTGTCGCCGC
It contains:
- a CDS encoding UvrD-helicase domain-containing protein, which codes for MFPQDPFSGAPEALVPPHAGAASAASPLLANLNDEQLAAVTLPTGHALILAGAGSGKTRVLTTRIAWLLQNGYATPGGILAVTFTNKAAKEMVARLSAMLPVNVRGMWIGTFHGLCNRLLRAHHKAAGLAQSFQILDTQDQLSAIKRLCKQHNVDDERFPPKQLSYFIANCKEEGLRPGDVQTNDSDARRKVEIYQLYEEQCQREGVVDFGELMLRSYELLRDNDPIREHYQRRFQHILVDEFQDTNKLQYAWLKQLAGNEVDGRFEARGSVIAVGDDDQSIYAFRGARVGNMTDFVREFDVQRQIKLEQNYRSYSNILDSANALISHNSRRLGKNLRTTQGAGEPVRVYEASSDLAEAQWMVDEIKQLVRNDGFERKEIAVLYRSNAQSRVIESALFNASVPYRVYGGLRFFERAEIKHALAYLRLLENPHDDTSFTRVVNFPPRGIGARSIEVLQDAARAAGCSLHDAVSAVPGKAGANLGAFVSMVDVLREQTQGLNLRGIIEQMLESTGLIEHFRTEKEGADRIENLQELVNAAESFVTQEGFGRDAVALPLDEHGTPLGQSAQSPVSQGLDPNAPVLDEPLRPAIPGIVDIDTGETLSPLAAFLTHAALEAGDNQAQAGQDAVQLMTVHASKGLEFDAVFIGGMEEGLVPHENSSTERDGLEEERRLMYVAITRARKRLYLSHSQTRMLHGQTRYNVKSRFFDELPESALKWITPKQQGFGSYAPSFAPKSGAGSAYGSSARGQFDFKSETFASPPVPVQKTAPSHGLRAGINVFHTKFGEGKVLAIEGSGDDARAQVNFPRHGTKWLALSVAKLTVVE